A stretch of Flavobacterium sp. N1994 DNA encodes these proteins:
- a CDS encoding glutamine synthetase III, producing the protein MSTLRFQALKDASGRKPVKFEEAGRKSDLFGSNVFNDKAMKQFLTSDAHKGVKDAVQHGTKIDRKLADYIAMGMKEWALAKGVTHYTHWFQPLTGATAEKHDAFFETSYDGSDPLEKFGGGQLVQQEPDASSFPNGGIRNTFEARGYTAWDPTSPAFIFGTTLCIPTVFISYTGEALDYKTPLLRALNAVDEAATDVCKYFDKNVKKVTATLGWEQEYFLVDSALANSRPDLIMTGRTLLGHTSAKGQQLDDHYFGSIPSRALNYMRELEEECMLLGIPVKTRHNEVAPNQFELAPIFEETNLAVDHNSLLMDVMQKVGERHDFKVLFHEKPFKGVNGSGKHNNWSMATDTGVNLLSPGKTPMSNLQFLSFFINTIKAVNEYEELLRASIATASNDHRLGANEAPPAIISVFIGAQLTRVLADLEGVTKGKLSPEEKTDLKLNVVGKIPDVLLDNTDRNRTSPFAFTGNKFEFRAVGSSANCANAMTTLNSIVAKQLKEFKKEVDALIEKKDLKKDEAIFNVLREYIKDTKNILFEGDGYSDAWEKEAKKRGLSNHKTTPAALKAKVSNKALDLFKDLNVMNHVEVEARYEIELEEYTKKIQIEGRVLGDIARNHVIPTAIRYQNTLIENVRGLKEIFGKDFEKIAKEQISLIKEISHHIEGINTKVEEMTEARKKANALTDAQKMAEAYCDKVKPYFEVIREHCDKLELLVDDEIWTLTKYRELLFTR; encoded by the coding sequence ATGTCAACTTTACGTTTCCAAGCATTAAAAGATGCATCAGGTAGAAAACCTGTAAAATTTGAAGAAGCCGGAAGAAAATCAGACCTTTTCGGTTCCAATGTGTTTAATGACAAAGCCATGAAGCAGTTCTTGACTTCTGACGCTCACAAGGGGGTAAAAGATGCCGTGCAGCATGGAACTAAAATTGACAGAAAGCTTGCTGATTATATCGCAATGGGAATGAAAGAATGGGCTCTTGCCAAAGGCGTTACTCACTATACTCACTGGTTTCAGCCTCTAACGGGAGCAACTGCAGAAAAACATGATGCTTTTTTTGAAACTTCTTATGATGGTTCTGATCCTCTTGAAAAATTTGGTGGAGGACAATTAGTACAACAAGAACCAGATGCTTCTTCGTTTCCAAATGGTGGTATTAGAAATACTTTTGAAGCTCGTGGTTATACAGCTTGGGATCCAACTTCTCCAGCCTTTATCTTCGGAACTACATTATGTATTCCTACTGTTTTTATCTCTTATACAGGTGAAGCCTTAGATTATAAAACACCTCTATTACGTGCCTTAAATGCTGTTGATGAAGCGGCAACTGATGTATGTAAATATTTTGATAAAAATGTTAAAAAAGTTACCGCCACTCTAGGTTGGGAACAAGAATATTTTTTGGTTGATTCCGCATTGGCTAATTCTCGTCCCGATTTAATCATGACTGGTAGAACTTTATTGGGACATACTTCAGCCAAAGGACAACAGTTAGATGATCATTATTTTGGTTCTATTCCTTCACGTGCTTTAAACTACATGAGAGAATTGGAAGAAGAATGTATGTTACTAGGTATTCCTGTAAAAACAAGACATAACGAGGTAGCTCCAAATCAATTTGAATTGGCTCCAATATTTGAAGAAACGAATCTAGCGGTTGATCACAATTCTTTGTTGATGGATGTCATGCAAAAAGTGGGAGAAAGACACGATTTTAAAGTGCTATTTCACGAAAAGCCTTTTAAAGGAGTTAATGGTTCTGGAAAACATAATAACTGGTCAATGGCAACAGATACTGGAGTGAATTTATTGTCTCCAGGAAAGACACCAATGAGTAATTTACAATTTTTATCCTTTTTCATTAATACCATCAAAGCGGTTAATGAATATGAAGAATTGTTGAGAGCCTCTATTGCAACGGCTAGTAACGATCACCGATTAGGCGCTAATGAAGCACCACCAGCTATTATTTCTGTTTTTATTGGTGCTCAATTAACCAGAGTTTTAGCCGATTTAGAAGGGGTAACCAAAGGGAAATTATCACCTGAAGAAAAAACAGATTTGAAGTTAAATGTAGTGGGTAAAATTCCAGATGTATTATTAGATAATACTGATAGAAATAGAACTTCGCCTTTTGCCTTTACTGGAAATAAATTTGAATTCCGTGCCGTAGGTTCTTCTGCTAACTGTGCTAACGCTATGACTACTTTGAACTCGATTGTAGCAAAACAATTAAAAGAATTCAAAAAAGAAGTAGATGCTTTAATCGAGAAAAAAGATTTGAAGAAAGACGAAGCCATTTTTAATGTTTTGAGAGAATACATTAAGGATACTAAAAACATTCTTTTTGAAGGTGATGGATATAGTGATGCATGGGAAAAAGAAGCTAAGAAACGTGGTTTGAGCAATCATAAAACTACTCCAGCTGCTTTGAAAGCTAAAGTTTCTAATAAAGCTTTAGACTTGTTCAAAGACTTAAATGTAATGAACCATGTTGAAGTAGAGGCGCGATACGAAATTGAACTAGAAGAGTACACTAAGAAAATCCAAATTGAAGGTAGAGTATTAGGTGATATTGCCCGCAATCATGTGATTCCAACAGCTATTCGTTACCAAAATACCTTGATTGAAAACGTACGTGGATTAAAAGAAATTTTCGGAAAAGACTTTGAGAAAATAGCCAAAGAACAAATTTCGTTAATCAAAGAAATATCTCATCATATTGAAGGTATCAACACCAAAGTAGAGGAAATGACCGAAGCTCGTAAAAAAGCTAATGCTTTAACAGATGCCCAAAAAATGGCCGAAGCGTATTGTGATAAAGTAAAACCTTATTTTGAAGTAATTCGCGAACATTGTGATAAATTAGAATTACTAGTAGATGATGAAATTTGGACGCTAACCAAATACAGAGAGTTATTGTTTACTAGATAA